The following are encoded in a window of Sminthopsis crassicaudata isolate SCR6 chromosome 3, ASM4859323v1, whole genome shotgun sequence genomic DNA:
- the P2RX5 gene encoding P2X purinoceptor 5 isoform X4, giving the protein MAVAPVRFLPGAPWRSQPSPRKKPLLGKAEDFTVYIKNSICFPKFNFSKTNVLHTENPNFLKFCRFGSKTPYCPVFRLGTIVSYTGNDFQKMAMEGGVIGIEIEWNCDLDQAPSACRPHYSFRRLDKFTEPSATAGYNFRFARYYHDVNGVEFRTLMKVYGIRFDVLVSGKAGKFNIIPLLVNVGTALALMGAGAFFCDFVLLYLIKKSHFYRDKKYEQIRMSSQKFLSRHLVNGEQDSGQADGQGPLGPATHS; this is encoded by the exons ATGGCAGTGGCACCTGTGAGATTTTTGCCTGGTGCCCCGTGGAGAAGCCAACCAAGCCCACGTAA GAAGCCCCTTCTGGGAAAGGCTGAAGACTTTACCGTCTACATAAAGAACAGCATCTGCTTCCCCAAGTTCAACTTCTCCAA GACCAACGTGTTGCACACCGAAAACCCGAACTTCCTCAAGTTCTGCCGCTTTGGTTCCAAGACACCTTACTGCCCAGTCTTCCGGCTGGGCACGATAGTCAGCTACACTGGCAATGACTTCCAGAAAATGGCCATGGAG GGCGGGGTGATAGGGATCGAGATCGAGTGGAACTGCGACCTGGACCAGGCTCCCTCAGCCTGCAGACCCCATTACTCCTTCCGGCGGCTGGACAAGTTCACAGAGCCGTCTGCCACTGCGGGCTACAATTTCAG ATTCGCCAGGTACTACCACGACGTCAACGGGGTGGAATTCCGCACGCTGATGAAGGTCTACGGGATTCGCTTTGATGTGCTGGTGAGCGGCAAG GCCGGGAAGTTCAACATCATCCCCCTGTTGGTCAACGTGGGCACGGCCTTGGCCCTCATGGGAGCA GGGGCTTTCTTCTGTGACTTTGTGCTCCTCTACTTGATCAAAAAAAGCCACTTCTACCGAGATAAAAAATACGAACAAATAAG GATGAGCTCACAAAAGTTCCTGTCCAGGCACCTGGTAAATGGGGAGCAGGACTCGGGCCAAGCAGATGGACAGGGGCCATTAGGGCCAGCGACTCATTCCTGA
- the CTNS gene encoding cystinosin isoform X2, which yields MPRWSWSWWWLLLVSELREVCGASGNLSAPRVVKLENGSCKNVTFTLGAALDVPSAVTLDVVYASKNQNKSVLEFPDEVPVPEGQKATCFSVRGLDVGQVTLLLRLNGSNQTSALVHFLVFRSQALEWLNQVIGWIYFLAWSVSFYPQVFENWKRKSVVGLSFDFIALNLTGFIAYAVFNIGLFWVPYIKEQFLHQYPAGINPVDSNDVFFSLHAVALTLVVIVQCFLYERGNQRVSRASVAFLVLSWLFALVMMCVALGGAITWLQFLFCFSYIKLAITLIKYFPQACLNFRRKSTEGWSIGNVLLDFTGGFFSLLQMFFQSYNNDEWTLIFGDPTKFGLGMFSIVFDIIFIVQHYCLYRQKPGYEQLS from the exons ATGCCCAGGTGGTCGTGGTCCTGGTGGTGGCTCCTCCTGGTGTCGGAGCTGCGGGAAGTGTGCG GTGCTTCTGGGAATCTCTCTGCCCCTCGCGTGGTGAAACTGGAAAACGGGAGCTGCAAAAACGTGACCTTCACCCTGGG GGCTGCACTGGACGTGCCCTCAGCCGTGACCTTGGACGTCGTCTACGCTTCGAAGAACCAGAACAAAAGCGTGCTCGAGTTCCCTGACGAA GTCCCGGTGCCGGAGGGGCAGAAAGCCACGTGTTTTTCCGTGAGGGGGCTGGACGTGGGCCAGGTGACTCTCCTTCTCCGCCTCAATGGCTCCAACCAGACCAG CGCCCTGGTCCACTTCTTGGTGTTCCGCAGCCAAGCGCTGGAGTGGCTCAACCAGGTCATCGGCTGGATCTACTTCTTGGCCTGGTCCGTCTCCTTCTACCCTCAGGTGTTTGAGAACTGGAAACGCAAAAG CGTGGTCGGCCTCAGCTTTGACTTCATCGCCCTCAACCTCACCGGCTTCATCGCGTACGCTGTGTTTAACATCGGTCTCTTTTGGGTGCCCTACATCAAG GAGCAGTTTCTTCACCAATACCCCGCCGGCATTAACCCCGTGGACAGCAACGACGTCTTCTTCAGCCTCCACGCAGTGGCCCTCACACTGGTGGTCATCGTGCAGTGTTTCCTGTACGAG agAGGCAACCAGAGAGTGTCCAGGGCTTCGGTGGCCTTCCTGGTGCTGTCCTGGCTCTTCGCCCTGGTCATGATGTGTGTGGCCCTCGGCGGGGCCATCACCTGGCTGCAGTTCCTCTTCTGCTTCTCCTACATCAAGCTCGCCATCACCCTGATCAAATACTTCCCGCAG GCGTGCCTGAACTTCCGCCGGAAGAGCACGGAGGGCTGGAGCATCGGCAACGTGCTCCTGGACTTCACGGGAGGCTTCTTCAGCCTCCTGCAGATGTTCTTCCAGTCATACAACAACG ATGAGTGGACCCTGATCTTTGGAGACCCCACCAAGTTCGGCCTCGGCATGTTCTCCATCGTCTTTGACATCATTTTCATCGTGCAGCACTACTGCTTGTATAGACAGAAGCCAGGGTACGAGCAGCTCAGCTAG
- the HASPIN gene encoding serine/threonine-protein kinase haspin, with protein MAPSRAPQPQARLLRTYGGLGGGRRRGAGRGARARVAAAPWFSPARERRRLFSSSSSGLSAGSPSIGLGSGSPASAPDSDPDYEPGPACGSPGTAPRGRRRRLRADGPPAPVDATPGRRQVPGGDLADQEEDEEEAAKENRPHRHVTERSWKLRARGQRPGPPLCSTPGPPSEPPPPPSLRTPAGGRIGLSNSILASLSPVGNLSPGPPCDLSPAPPCDLSPGPPCDLSPAPPCDLSPGPPCDLSPGPLEEPEPAPGDSMATSRSLFSPIPEPPKEPRSRPRLRARKGAPRKAAKPALATPALPQSTARKACISGLSCARWKKTQPSQARPGSGANGVRGWAQRRASLSFHKKKMVAELQPPVSPGGSLLLDSFGPPSGTPWQTSSMYVLTPNKSLPAAELMLSDAEKVYRECQQEGPLAFGHYLSPDRIKNCEKIGEGVFGEVFRTVVENRETALKVIAIEGEELVNGSPQKTFGEILPEIIISKELSLLSEEAPNRTEGFIGLYSARCVQGPYPEALLQAWDSFRSRRGSENERPDYFGPEQLYVVLEFEFGGVDLEHMRKQLSSVAAAKSLLHQVTAALAVAEAALHFEHRDLHWGNVLVKRTSAKQLGYTLNGQAGTIATHGIHVNIIDYTLSRLEKDGLVVFCDLSQERELFQGQGDYQFEMYRLMKKRTRNRWAQYHPYSNVLWLHYLADKVLKEMVFKKKVSTGPMRLVRQQIQAFYESVLAFGSATELLQSHSLFR; from the coding sequence ATGGCGCCGTCGCGGGCCCCGCAGCCCCAGGCCCGGCTGCTCCGAACCTACGGCGGCCTGGGCGGCGGACGGCGGCGGGGAGCCGGGCGCGGGGCGCGGGCCCGGGTGGCGGCCGCGCCCTGGTTCTCCCCGGCCCGCGAGCGCCGGCGCCTCTTctccagcagcagcagcggcctgAGCGCCGGCAGCCCCAGCATTGGGCTCGGCAGCGGCAGCCCCGCCTCGGCTCCGGACTCTGACCCCGACTACGAGCCGGGCCCCGCCTGCGGCTCCCCGGGGACAGCTCcgcgggggcggcggcggcggctgcgggCAGATGGGCCCCCCGCGCCGGTGGACGCGACCCCAGGGCGGCGGCAGGTGCCTGGCGGGGACCTGGCGGAccaggaggaggacgaggaggaggcgGCCAAGGAGAACCGGCCGCACCGCCACGTGACCGAGCGGTCCTGGAAGCTCCGGGCGCGGGGCCAGAGGCCCGGGCCCCCTCTCTGCAGCACCCCGGGGCCGCCCTCGGAACCGCCTCCACCCCCCAGCCTCCGTACCCCCGCGGGGGGCCGCATCGGCCTGTCCAACAGCATCCTGGCCAGCCTCAGTCCTGTCGGCAACCTGAGCCCGGGCCCCCCCTGCGACCTGAGCCCGGCCCCCCCCTGCGACCTGAGCCCGGGCCCCCCCTGCGACCTGAGCCCGGCCCCCCCCTGCGACCTGAGCCCGGGCCCCCCCTGCGACCTGAGCCCCGGGCCCCTGGAAGAACCTGAGCCCGCCCCTGGGGACAGCATGGCCACCAGCAGGTCCCTTTTCAGCCCTATCCCGGAGCCCCCCAAGGAGCCCCGCTCGAGACCCCGCCTGAGAGCCCGCAAGGGAGCCCCCCGGAAAGCGGCCAAGCCGGCCCTGGCCACCCCCGCCCTCCCCCAGAGCACGGCCCGGAAGGCGTGCATCAGCGGCCTCAGCTGCGCCCGCTGGAAGAAGACTCAGCCCTCCCAGGCCAGGCCCGGAAGCGGGGCTAACGGCGTGAGGGGCTGGGCCCAGAGGCGGGCCTCCCTCTCCTTTCACAAGAAGAAGATGGTGGCCGAGCTGCAGCCCCCGGTCTCCCCGGGCGGCTCCCTGCTCCTAGACTCCTTCGGACCCCCCAGCGGCACCCCGTGGCAGACCTCCTCCATGTACGTGCTGACCCCCAACAAGTCCCTGCCCGCGGCCGAGTTGATGCTGTCAGACGCGGAGAAGGTGTACCGCGAGTGCCAGCAGGAAGGGCCGCTGGCCTTTGGTCACTACCTGTCTCCCGACCGAATCAAAAACTGCGAGAAGATTGGGGAGGGCGTGTTTGGGGAGGTGTTCCGCACCGTGGTGGAGAACCGCGAAACGGCCTTGAAAGTCATCGCCATCGAGGGCGAGGAGCTCGTGAACGGAAGCCCGCAGAAAACCTTCGGGGAGATCCTGCCCGAGATCATCATCTCCAAGGAGCTGAGCCTCCTGTCGGAAGAGGCCCCCAACCGCACCGAGGGCTTCATCGGGCTGTACTCGGCCCGCTGCGTGCAGGGCCCCTACCCCGAGGCGCTGCTCCAGGCCTGGGACTCCTTCCGCAGCCGCAGGGGCTCCGAGAACGAGAGGCCGGACTATTTTGGCCCGGAGCAGCTGTACGTGGTGCTGGAGTTTGAGTTCGGAGGCGTGGACCTGGAGCACATGAGGAAGCAGCTGTCCTCCGTGGCGGCCGCCAAGAGCCTGCTGCACCAGGTCACGGCGGCGCTGGCCGTGGCCGAGGCCGCGCTGCACTTCGAGCACCGGGACCTGCACTGGGGCAACGTCCTGGTGAAGAGGACCAGCGCCAAGCAGCTGGGCTACACGCTGAACGGGCAGGCGGGCACCATCGCCACCCACGGCATCCACGTCAACATCATCGACTACACGCTGTCCCGCCTGGAGAAGGACGGGCTGGTGGTGTTCTGCGACCTCTCCCAGGAGCGGGAGCTCTTCCAGGGCCAGGGGGACTACCAGTTCGAAATGTACCGGCTCATGAAGAAGCGGACTCGCAATCGCTGGGCCCAGTACCACCCCTACAGCAACGTGCTCTGGCTGCACTACCTGGCCGACAAGGTCCTAAAGGAGATGGTCTTCAAGAAGAAGGTCAGCACGGGGCCCATGCGCCTGGTGAGGCAGCAGATCCAGGCCTTCTATGAGTCTGTGCTGGCCTTCGGCTCGGCCACCGAGCTGCTGCAGAGCCACAGCCTGTTCCGGTGA
- the P2RX5 gene encoding P2X purinoceptor 5 isoform X3: MTGKCLLGSGNGSGTCEIFAWCPVEKPTKPTKPLLGKAEDFTVYIKNSICFPKFNFSKTNVLHTENPNFLKFCRFGSKTPYCPVFRLGTIVSYTGNDFQKMAMEGGVIGIEIEWNCDLDQAPSACRPHYSFRRLDKFTEPSATAGYNFRFARYYHDVNGVEFRTLMKVYGIRFDVLVSGKAGKFNIIPLLVNVGTALALMGAGAFFCDFVLLYLIKKSHFYRDKKYEQIRMSSQKFLSRHLVNGEQDSGQADGQGPLGPATHS, encoded by the exons ATGACTGGCAAGTGTCTGCTGGGGAGCGGCAATGGCAGTGGCACCTGTGAGATTTTTGCCTGGTGCCCCGTGGAGAAGCCAACCAAGCCCAC GAAGCCCCTTCTGGGAAAGGCTGAAGACTTTACCGTCTACATAAAGAACAGCATCTGCTTCCCCAAGTTCAACTTCTCCAA GACCAACGTGTTGCACACCGAAAACCCGAACTTCCTCAAGTTCTGCCGCTTTGGTTCCAAGACACCTTACTGCCCAGTCTTCCGGCTGGGCACGATAGTCAGCTACACTGGCAATGACTTCCAGAAAATGGCCATGGAG GGCGGGGTGATAGGGATCGAGATCGAGTGGAACTGCGACCTGGACCAGGCTCCCTCAGCCTGCAGACCCCATTACTCCTTCCGGCGGCTGGACAAGTTCACAGAGCCGTCTGCCACTGCGGGCTACAATTTCAG ATTCGCCAGGTACTACCACGACGTCAACGGGGTGGAATTCCGCACGCTGATGAAGGTCTACGGGATTCGCTTTGATGTGCTGGTGAGCGGCAAG GCCGGGAAGTTCAACATCATCCCCCTGTTGGTCAACGTGGGCACGGCCTTGGCCCTCATGGGAGCA GGGGCTTTCTTCTGTGACTTTGTGCTCCTCTACTTGATCAAAAAAAGCCACTTCTACCGAGATAAAAAATACGAACAAATAAG GATGAGCTCACAAAAGTTCCTGTCCAGGCACCTGGTAAATGGGGAGCAGGACTCGGGCCAAGCAGATGGACAGGGGCCATTAGGGCCAGCGACTCATTCCTGA
- the TAX1BP3 gene encoding tax1-binding protein 3 isoform X2: MRSTSALKSKQQRVEIHKLRQGENLILGFSIGGGIDQDPAQNPFSEDKTDKGIYVTRVSEGGPAEVAGLQIGDKIMQVNGWDMTMVTHDQARKRLTKRNEEVVRLLVTRQGLQKAVQQSMLA, translated from the exons ATGAGATCAACTTCAGCTCTCAAGTCCAAGCAG CAAAGAGTTGAAATTCACAAACTGCGCCAAGGTGAAAATCTGATTCTTGGATTTAGCATTGGAGGGGGCATCGACCAAGACCCCGCCCAGAACCCCTTCTCCGAGGATAAGACGGACAAG GGCATTTACGTCACCAGAGTGTCGGAGGGGGGCCCTGCGGAGGTGGCGGGCCTCCAGATCGGAGACAAGATAATGCAG GTCAACGGTTGGGACATGACGATGGTGACCCACGACCAAGCCAGGAAGAGACTCACCAAAAGGAACGAGGAGGTGGTGCGGCTGCTGGTGACCCGGCAGGGCCTGCAGAAGGCCGTTCAGCAGTCCATGCTGGCCTAG
- the P2RX5 gene encoding P2X purinoceptor 5 isoform X1 yields MIVTPHQRQTTCAESPHIPGAGCSQDGDCRKGEAADTGNGVMTGKCLLGSGNGSGTCEIFAWCPVEKPTKPTKPLLGKAEDFTVYIKNSICFPKFNFSKTNVLHTENPNFLKFCRFGSKTPYCPVFRLGTIVSYTGNDFQKMAMEGGVIGIEIEWNCDLDQAPSACRPHYSFRRLDKFTEPSATAGYNFRFARYYHDVNGVEFRTLMKVYGIRFDVLVSGKAGKFNIIPLLVNVGTALALMGAGAFFCDFVLLYLIKKSHFYRDKKYEQIRMSSQKFLSRHLVNGEQDSGQADGQGPLGPATHS; encoded by the exons ATGATCGTGACTCCACATCAGCGGCAAACCACCTGTGCCGAG AGCCCCCACATCCCTGGTGCCGGATGCTCCCAGGACGGCGACTGCCGCAAAGGAGAAGCTGCCGATACTGGAAACG GTGTGATGACTGGCAAGTGTCTGCTGGGGAGCGGCAATGGCAGTGGCACCTGTGAGATTTTTGCCTGGTGCCCCGTGGAGAAGCCAACCAAGCCCAC GAAGCCCCTTCTGGGAAAGGCTGAAGACTTTACCGTCTACATAAAGAACAGCATCTGCTTCCCCAAGTTCAACTTCTCCAA GACCAACGTGTTGCACACCGAAAACCCGAACTTCCTCAAGTTCTGCCGCTTTGGTTCCAAGACACCTTACTGCCCAGTCTTCCGGCTGGGCACGATAGTCAGCTACACTGGCAATGACTTCCAGAAAATGGCCATGGAG GGCGGGGTGATAGGGATCGAGATCGAGTGGAACTGCGACCTGGACCAGGCTCCCTCAGCCTGCAGACCCCATTACTCCTTCCGGCGGCTGGACAAGTTCACAGAGCCGTCTGCCACTGCGGGCTACAATTTCAG ATTCGCCAGGTACTACCACGACGTCAACGGGGTGGAATTCCGCACGCTGATGAAGGTCTACGGGATTCGCTTTGATGTGCTGGTGAGCGGCAAG GCCGGGAAGTTCAACATCATCCCCCTGTTGGTCAACGTGGGCACGGCCTTGGCCCTCATGGGAGCA GGGGCTTTCTTCTGTGACTTTGTGCTCCTCTACTTGATCAAAAAAAGCCACTTCTACCGAGATAAAAAATACGAACAAATAAG GATGAGCTCACAAAAGTTCCTGTCCAGGCACCTGGTAAATGGGGAGCAGGACTCGGGCCAAGCAGATGGACAGGGGCCATTAGGGCCAGCGACTCATTCCTGA
- the CTNS gene encoding cystinosin isoform X1 produces MPRWSWSWWWLLLVSELREVCGASGNLSAPRVVKLENGSCKNVTFTLGAALDVPSAVTLDVVYASKNQNKSVLEFPDEVPVPEGQKATCFSVRGLDVGQVTLLLRLNGSNQTSALVHFLVFRSQALEWLNQVIGWIYFLAWSVSFYPQVFENWKRKSVVGLSFDFIALNLTGFIAYAVFNIGLFWVPYIKEQFLHQYPAGINPVDSNDVFFSLHAVALTLVVIVQCFLYERGNQRVSRASVAFLVLSWLFALVMMCVALGGAITWLQFLFCFSYIKLAITLIKYFPQACLNFRRKSTEGWSIGNVLLDFTGGFFSLLQMFFQSYNNDEWTLIFGDPTKFGLGMFSIVFDIIFIVQHYCLYRQKPGLSPPFTGSEAHP; encoded by the exons ATGCCCAGGTGGTCGTGGTCCTGGTGGTGGCTCCTCCTGGTGTCGGAGCTGCGGGAAGTGTGCG GTGCTTCTGGGAATCTCTCTGCCCCTCGCGTGGTGAAACTGGAAAACGGGAGCTGCAAAAACGTGACCTTCACCCTGGG GGCTGCACTGGACGTGCCCTCAGCCGTGACCTTGGACGTCGTCTACGCTTCGAAGAACCAGAACAAAAGCGTGCTCGAGTTCCCTGACGAA GTCCCGGTGCCGGAGGGGCAGAAAGCCACGTGTTTTTCCGTGAGGGGGCTGGACGTGGGCCAGGTGACTCTCCTTCTCCGCCTCAATGGCTCCAACCAGACCAG CGCCCTGGTCCACTTCTTGGTGTTCCGCAGCCAAGCGCTGGAGTGGCTCAACCAGGTCATCGGCTGGATCTACTTCTTGGCCTGGTCCGTCTCCTTCTACCCTCAGGTGTTTGAGAACTGGAAACGCAAAAG CGTGGTCGGCCTCAGCTTTGACTTCATCGCCCTCAACCTCACCGGCTTCATCGCGTACGCTGTGTTTAACATCGGTCTCTTTTGGGTGCCCTACATCAAG GAGCAGTTTCTTCACCAATACCCCGCCGGCATTAACCCCGTGGACAGCAACGACGTCTTCTTCAGCCTCCACGCAGTGGCCCTCACACTGGTGGTCATCGTGCAGTGTTTCCTGTACGAG agAGGCAACCAGAGAGTGTCCAGGGCTTCGGTGGCCTTCCTGGTGCTGTCCTGGCTCTTCGCCCTGGTCATGATGTGTGTGGCCCTCGGCGGGGCCATCACCTGGCTGCAGTTCCTCTTCTGCTTCTCCTACATCAAGCTCGCCATCACCCTGATCAAATACTTCCCGCAG GCGTGCCTGAACTTCCGCCGGAAGAGCACGGAGGGCTGGAGCATCGGCAACGTGCTCCTGGACTTCACGGGAGGCTTCTTCAGCCTCCTGCAGATGTTCTTCCAGTCATACAACAACG ATGAGTGGACCCTGATCTTTGGAGACCCCACCAAGTTCGGCCTCGGCATGTTCTCCATCGTCTTTGACATCATTTTCATCGTGCAGCACTACTGCTTGTATAGACAGAAGCCAGG gctCTCGCCGCCCTTCACGGGTTCAGAGGCGCATCCATAG
- the TAX1BP3 gene encoding tax1-binding protein 3 isoform X1: MSYVPGQPVTAVVQRVEIHKLRQGENLILGFSIGGGIDQDPAQNPFSEDKTDKGIYVTRVSEGGPAEVAGLQIGDKIMQVNGWDMTMVTHDQARKRLTKRNEEVVRLLVTRQGLQKAVQQSMLA; the protein is encoded by the exons ATGTCCTACGTGCCCGGGCAGCCGGTCACCGCGGTGGTG CAAAGAGTTGAAATTCACAAACTGCGCCAAGGTGAAAATCTGATTCTTGGATTTAGCATTGGAGGGGGCATCGACCAAGACCCCGCCCAGAACCCCTTCTCCGAGGATAAGACGGACAAG GGCATTTACGTCACCAGAGTGTCGGAGGGGGGCCCTGCGGAGGTGGCGGGCCTCCAGATCGGAGACAAGATAATGCAG GTCAACGGTTGGGACATGACGATGGTGACCCACGACCAAGCCAGGAAGAGACTCACCAAAAGGAACGAGGAGGTGGTGCGGCTGCTGGTGACCCGGCAGGGCCTGCAGAAGGCCGTTCAGCAGTCCATGCTGGCCTAG
- the P2RX5 gene encoding P2X purinoceptor 5 isoform X2, protein MIVTPHQRQTTCAESPHIPGAGCSQDGDCRKGEAADTGNGVMTGKCLLGSGNGSGTCEIFAWCPVEKPTKPTKPLLGKAEDFTVYIKNSICFPKFNFSKTNVLHTENPNFLKFCRFGSKTPYCPVFRLGTIVSYTGNDFQKMAMEGGVIGIEIEWNCDLDQAPSACRPHYSFRRLDKFTEPSATAGYNFRFARYYHDVNGVEFRTLMKVYGIRFDVLAGKFNIIPLLVNVGTALALMGAGAFFCDFVLLYLIKKSHFYRDKKYEQIRMSSQKFLSRHLVNGEQDSGQADGQGPLGPATHS, encoded by the exons ATGATCGTGACTCCACATCAGCGGCAAACCACCTGTGCCGAG AGCCCCCACATCCCTGGTGCCGGATGCTCCCAGGACGGCGACTGCCGCAAAGGAGAAGCTGCCGATACTGGAAACG GTGTGATGACTGGCAAGTGTCTGCTGGGGAGCGGCAATGGCAGTGGCACCTGTGAGATTTTTGCCTGGTGCCCCGTGGAGAAGCCAACCAAGCCCAC GAAGCCCCTTCTGGGAAAGGCTGAAGACTTTACCGTCTACATAAAGAACAGCATCTGCTTCCCCAAGTTCAACTTCTCCAA GACCAACGTGTTGCACACCGAAAACCCGAACTTCCTCAAGTTCTGCCGCTTTGGTTCCAAGACACCTTACTGCCCAGTCTTCCGGCTGGGCACGATAGTCAGCTACACTGGCAATGACTTCCAGAAAATGGCCATGGAG GGCGGGGTGATAGGGATCGAGATCGAGTGGAACTGCGACCTGGACCAGGCTCCCTCAGCCTGCAGACCCCATTACTCCTTCCGGCGGCTGGACAAGTTCACAGAGCCGTCTGCCACTGCGGGCTACAATTTCAG ATTCGCCAGGTACTACCACGACGTCAACGGGGTGGAATTCCGCACGCTGATGAAGGTCTACGGGATTCGCTTTGATGTGCTG GCCGGGAAGTTCAACATCATCCCCCTGTTGGTCAACGTGGGCACGGCCTTGGCCCTCATGGGAGCA GGGGCTTTCTTCTGTGACTTTGTGCTCCTCTACTTGATCAAAAAAAGCCACTTCTACCGAGATAAAAAATACGAACAAATAAG GATGAGCTCACAAAAGTTCCTGTCCAGGCACCTGGTAAATGGGGAGCAGGACTCGGGCCAAGCAGATGGACAGGGGCCATTAGGGCCAGCGACTCATTCCTGA
- the EMC6 gene encoding ER membrane protein complex subunit 6 yields the protein MAATAAKRDGPPFISEAAVRGNAAVLDYCRTSVSALSGATAGILGLTGFYGFIFYFLASTLLSLLLALKAGRRWNKYFKSRRPLFTGGLVGGLFTYVLFWTFLYGMVHVY from the coding sequence ATGGCTGCCACGGCCGCCAAGCGCGACGGCCCCCCCTTCATCAGCGAGGCCGCGGTCCGTGGGAATGCCGCCGTGCTGGACTATTGCCGGACGTCTGTGTCCGCCCTGTCGGGAGCCACGGCGGGCATCCTGGGCCTGACCGGCTTCTACGGCTTCATCTTTTACTTCCTGGCATCCACCCTCCTCTCTCTGCTCCTCGCCCTCAAGGCCGGCCGGCGGTGGAACAAGTACTTCAAGTCTCGGCGGCCGCTGTTCACCGGGGGCCTGGTGGGGGGGCTCTTCACCTACGTCCTCTTCTGGACTTTCCTGTACGGCATGGTGCACGTCTactga